The following proteins are encoded in a genomic region of Cygnus olor isolate bCygOlo1 chromosome 23, bCygOlo1.pri.v2, whole genome shotgun sequence:
- the PAQR7 gene encoding LOW QUALITY PROTEIN: membrane progestin receptor alpha (The sequence of the model RefSeq protein was modified relative to this genomic sequence to represent the inferred CDS: inserted 1 base in 1 codon), protein MENLVVPGGGELDFGCVMATAVPEKLSRLFVNVRQVPQLLAPLSPSTVSSAEVPKVFWKPYIHTGYRPVHQTWRYYFSTLFQQHNEAINVWTHLVAALILLLRFQQLSQRVDFGQDPHAQPLLIIIVASITYLTFSTLAHLLQAKSEFWHYSFFFMDYVGVAVYQYGSALGHYYYAIEPSWHEKVKGFYMPGAVLLAWLSCAGSCYAKFRYHQSTRLLSRLCQEMPSGLAYVLDISPVVHRIYTAPPSEHADPALLYHKCQVLXFLIGAFFFSHPYPEKWFPGKCHFFGQSHQIFHVCLVLCTLAQIEAVVLDYESRRHIYSSLHGDLAHNFSALCLFTVTCSVLTAMCMARKVQNKLSFKED, encoded by the exons ATGGAAAACCTG GTTGTGCCGGGTGGCGGCGAACTGGACTTTGGCTGTGTCATGGCAACGGCCGTCCCTGAAAAGCTCAGCCGCCTCTTCGTTAACGTGCGGCAGGTCCCTCAGCTGCTGGCCCCGCTCTCCCCCTCCACCGTCAGCAGTGCCGAGGTGCCGAAGGTCTTCTGGAAGCCCTACATCCACACCGGCTACCGGCCGGTGCACCAGACCTGGCGCTATTACTTCTCGACgctcttccagcagcacaaCGAAGCCATCAATGTCTGGACCCACCTGGTGGCCGccctcatcctgctgctgcggTTCCAGCAGCTCTCGCAGAGGGTGGATTTCGGGCAGGACCCGCACGCCCAGCCCCTCCTCATCATCATCGTGGCGTCCATCACCTACCTGACCTTCAGCACCCTCGCGCACCTCCTGCAGGCCAAGTCCGAGTTCTGGCACTACAGCTTCTTCTTCATGGACTACGTGGGGGTGGCCGTCTACCAGTACGGCAGCGCGCTGGGGCACTACTACTACGCCATCGAGCCCAGCTGGCACGAGAAGGTCAAGGGCTTTTACATGCCCGGGGCCGTCCTGCTGGCGTGGCTGTCCTGCGCGGGCTCCTGCTACGCCAAGTTCCGCTACCACCAGTCCACCCGCCTGCTGAGCAGGCTGTGCCAGGAGATGCCCTCGGGTCTGGCGTACGTGCTGGACATCAGCCCTGTAGTGCACCGCATCTACACCGCGCCGCCGTCTGAGCACGCGGACCCGGCCCTTCTGTATCacaagtgccaggtcc ttTTCCTCATCGGcgccttttttttctcccacccGTACCCAGAGAAGTGGTTCCCTGGGAAGTGCCATTTCTTCGGGCAGAGCCACCAGATCTTCCACGTCTGCCTGGTGCTCTGCACGCTGGCGCAGATCGAGGCGGTGGTGCTGGACTACGAGTCCCGGCGGCACATCTACTCTTCCCTTCATGGTGACCTGGCTCACAACTTCTCTGCCCTGTGCCTCTTCACTGTGACCTGCTCGGTCCTCACGGCCATGTGCATGGCCCGGAAGGTGCAGAACAAGCTGAGCTTCAAAGAAGATTAG
- the STMN1 gene encoding stathmin: MATSDIQVKELEKRASGQAFELILSPRSKEAVPEFPLSPPKKKDLSLEEIQKKLEAAEERRKSHEAEVLKQLAEKREHEKEVLQKAIEENNNFSKMAEEKLTHKMEANKENREAQMAAKLERLREKDKHIEEVRKNKEGKDPGEAETD; this comes from the exons ATGGCTACTTCTG ATATACAAGTGAAGGAACTGGAAAAGCGTGCCTCTGGGCAGGCATTTGAGCTGATACTCAGTCCCCGCTCAAAAGAAGCAGTCCCAGAATTCCCTCTTTCTCCCCCAAAGAAGAAGGATCTGTCATtggaagaaattcagaagaagttggaagcagcagaagagagaCGTAAG TCTCATGAAGCAGAAGTCCTGAAGCAGCTAGCCGAGAAGAGGGAGCATGAAAAAGAAGTGCTTCAGAAAGCcattgaagaaaacaacaacttcAGCAAAATGGCAGAGGAGAAGCTGACCCACAAAATGGAAGCCAACAAAGAGAACCGTGAGGCACAAATGGCTGCTAAACTGGAACGCTTGAGGGAGAAG GACAAGCACATTGAAGAGGTTCGAAAGAACAAAGAAGGCAAAGACCCCGGTGAGGCCGAAACCGACTGA